Within the Setaria viridis chromosome 3, Setaria_viridis_v4.0, whole genome shotgun sequence genome, the region AACATGCAACAGCTCAGCTTGAAAAAGCAAACATCGTGAGGTGTTGGATCAATTTTGTCTACAGAATGATTTCGCTTACAGCATAAAGGAAATGTGCATACTGTTTGATAAGGGTAAAGATGACAGGGAAATATTCAGAATATTTTATTTGTCAAGAATATTTTATTTGATCAGGGTAAAGATGAAGATTTTCGCTTTACCTCCATTTGTTGGAAATCAGCATTTCCAACGCCGACAATGAGAATCGACAATGGCAAGTCTGATGCCCTTACAATGCAATCTTTTGTTTCTTGAATATCAGTAAGAACTCCATCCTGCAAAAGTGCTCAGGTAAATAACACGGACCAATAGAGGTCATGTGCAGAAATCTCATTGCATACTGTGATAATGAGCAGGACGAAATATTTGTTGTTTGAGTATTGAAGGGACTGGCTTGCAATATCTGCAGCTCTGTTAATGACAGGCCCAAACATAGTTGGCCCAGCAAGAGAAACAGCGTAAAGGGAAGAGGTGTATGCTGACATGATGCCTTCAACTCCAACAACCTGCGTTCATAAATAAAACCTTAACATCAATGATGATCTGTCAATTATAAACACCATCATTAGGAGAATAAACAAAGATAGCATCAATATAAGCAATGAGAATGCTGTCAGTAATGGTTTGTGTGTTGCCCAGTTTGTCGAATGTTCAGCAAGATATCAGGAGCAAAAACACACATGATTGGCAATACCATAACTGCGCTAACAGACATAGTGACATACTAATTCCAAATCTACATACTATACTATCGTTCACATGATAGTCCATGATTATATGGTTTGAAGGAAATATAACATAAAAAAGTGTTCAGCATGGTTGGAAGATATGCTATGAAAACCTGACCTCAGAGTCATTTGTTGCTGTATTCAAGTTAAAACAGTGTGATACATGACCCTGTGTCCTTGCTCCAAAACCCCATGCAGGAAATCGCCTATCATTGTCATAGAACTGCAGAACTTCGCCCACCCCAAGTATTGCCTGGTGAATGAACCAATTAGCAAGCTTTTGCTgccttaaaaaaaaggaaatcagACGAATCCTAACCTGTTGGTATGAATTAGGTCTGCCAGAGGGGTCAATGTAGTGTAAGGACTGAGGTACACGGGGGTCACCATTTGAAGCTGAAATGGAAGTAAAAATCACAAGATCTTTAACACAGACAGAGCTGCAAAATATCATAAGATAAAAAACCGAACTAACCAGTAAAATCCACAGCCACCATAAAATTGAGCTCAAATCCACTGGAAATATAGTCCAAGAAAGTATGCTGGACTTTCTCCTGCAACTGATCCACAAACAATTGTCCTTTCATCTGAAACCAATTTATACAAATCAAGAGAAGTTAGTTTAAGTGATTTTTTTGTTCAGTATACCACAACATATAGGAAAACTCAAACCTTTCTTTGTCCCTTATGGCTGTAAAAATTTGCTCCAGACTTTGAGGCATATAGGTTTTCAAGCTGTGTAATTGTTGTCTGGAATGCCCTGTTATCAGACAACCAAGGTATAATTAATCTTTAGAAACAACGCCAGAAGATACAAATACTTCAGTAGTCATTTACGTACCCTATCAGTTCATGGTTACCACTGGACTCAAAATCAAAACACTCAACTAGCAGTGGGTTATCCTGAAATGCACAAGAGAGGGACAACACCAGGTCCAGGTCAACATTGAATTATGCATTGCTAAGCCATGCTGACAGAAATATCTTCATATCAGTAAAACTGCACTTACCTTGCTTCCATATTGCTGTGATGTTAAAGTGATTGGCCTCCAAACAGGGTTTAAATTGTTAATTACGACTTCTGTTTTGCAGATAGGAATGGGACCAGCAGTCTCTACCAGTTTCGAGATTCTCAAGAAGGGATCCTGTGTAAACAAGTAAGACTTTTGAGAATTGTAACTACTTCATCAGCTCATAACATTACTGTAGCAGTGAAGGAAATTTGTCCATACACTTTTGGAAAGCACATCTTTGTTTTCCAAGTTCAAGCAATGCAGCGTCATCTCAACTGCCATTCTTGAGGAGTCGCTTTCTTCAGCATGTACAGTCATTGTTCCATGAAGACCATGCCCACAATCACTTCGAAGATTCAATGTCAGGCTATGGTTAAATTTTGTGACAATCTGTGAAAGAAGACAAAAATCAGACAAGACATTAATGCCTCATTTCATATTTTGCAAATAATTAGATAACTTGTATAAAACAGAAAATTCTGCGACAAATTATTCATGGTATTTGCGATCATCAATGCAATTGATGTTTTACCAACCTCTGATAAGTTGCAGCAAGCTTCCCCTAAAAAGTCCTGTTGATCCAACTTCAACAGCTGCATAGATCAACAAATGCAGATTTTATAGGTTATATAGAAAATTATTGACTACAAATAAATCAAATCAACATTGTTCTCAGGAGCCCTCTCTTAATATTGCTTGATGAAACTTTCTTCACAAAATAATGCATACAAGTTGAGGTAGAAGGGAACTTCTATTCTAGGCTATTTTTACTTGatacttttttttcaaaaatagaaTTTGAGAGAATTGTTCTGCCAGCTAATCATACAACTTTgaagcaaatatttactgttcGTGTACAATATGTAGAATAACTGGTGATATACATTTGCAAATGTGACCATATGCAGAATATTGTAATTAAGTAAGAAAGCTGTTGGCTGATTTAAGCCGACATCCAGTAAGTAATTAAGTATTCGTCTATTCAATTTGAGTAGAGGAACAGAAAAAAATAACTAAATAACGAACTAAAGGTACATGATACTAATACCTTCACTGAAGTCTGGTGGTACTTTGTGTCAACATCATATATCCTGAATCTACAATGATTTGAAAAACTAAGTTAGTAGGACTGCAGGAGCTTAGTTCAAGCAATATCTACATATCTGTAATAAGAAACTTACATGAGTGGTTGGACAATCTCAAATTGGTAAGACATTGTAGCCTTTGTGATCCATGATGGCTCCAAAGAATTTAATATAACTTCAGTACGACCAATCTCCTCTAGCTTTCCCTTTATGTTAGTGTAGACTACTAACATAGGATCACTCTGGAGCAGGCATACAAAATGTTAACttttaaaggaaaaaaattcagatgCGAAGCAATCAAGCAGGATTGCAATGTGACACGTTGTAACAAATAAATTTTGTGTGGGTTAGGTGTAAGAAAAGTGAAGATTGTATGGTCCGCTTGTCGGTAAAAGACAGGCATGTTGATATGGAACATAATAAAACTATAAACAATTACCAAATTATAGTATGTTCATTTCCACAACATAACGTATCACTTCCAACAAAGAATATCCAACATTACAAAACTCAGAGACACCCATTCCAGGACTGATTTATCTTAATTTTACAAGGAAATGCTATTATGCCTGTGGAGAACAAGACTTGTACTACCAAGATGGAAGCAAGAATATTGAGATTAAAGTACTTAAAAAGAATATAATCCTATTTTGCACCTTGGAAAAAGCATCCATGTTCCGCAGTTTTGTCGCTGAGAATGACAGCTGGAATTAGAGCAAGAAAACAACATATCAGCACATGAAATCCTCAGATTGACATCCACAATCAACTTGGCAACATGTATAGTATGCCATGTAGAATGAACTGGTGACACAGCATAATAGGTAGGACACCAAAAATTGAAGGCATTAAAAGATCGCTAAGAAAAACTtcaaaccaaccaaccaacaaTTAAGGAATAGCCGTACATTTCCTATATGTCCAACTATCATGGTGCATGCACTGGCCACAAAGGGATATGGTAACAAGAACCAAGGAATGAGTGTAGAATGGTAATGCATGAGCCCACACGCCACAGCCCAGATATCTTCTTATGAGCAGCAGATAGCAAACTTATATTATTTGAACTGTTTCATATTTTATCAGAGAAGTAGAAAGTCTACAAAATAAATATTGACTAACTATTTATTAAATGGTAGGGAGTGTTGTCTGGCGTCACCAGGTCTACGTCAAAAGAAAAGTTATCACAGTACCAATCAGTCACTGGACACGTCCCATGGTTTAGTTATAAAGCAAAATATTTCCTCCTCCCCCCATccagctcctccaccacccacTCCAACTTAAAATGTATTTGACCTTTCCTAATCCCTTTCAGGAAAAGAGCCTCCGGTATGAAAGTTACCGAAAATCAATACAGAAATTTTCAGACACGATGCTAGCAACCAAAATTTGAGAAACCATAAATGTAAACTGAATATGTACTAGTATATATGATCTAGTTCGTACGCAAGCCGAAAACCCCAAACCCCACTTCAAACCGCAAGTACTTTAGAAGGTAGCAAACCAAAATTATTTTTCAACGCATTTGCGGAGTAACCCAGTGTAGTACATTTCGAAAATCATGGTCACATTTCAGCCGAGGATCCTGATTCCAATCTCCAATCCCGCCTAACCGTTTCGAAACGAGGCAAAACCCACCAAATTACGAAGCAACAAAACCCCAATTCCTCCCAAAACCAAAACCGCAACCAACCGAATCCCCTCTCCCAACCACTCCAGCCACCGGAGAACAGATGCAGCATGACTGCGTGCATTTTTCTTACCTCGATGGGGGTGTAGAGTCCGCGGAGGCCGCGCGCCTGGAAGAAATGGTCGACCGCGTCGTTGGGCCCGCCCTGctgcgccgccgcacccccgtggctcctcccaccgccgcccccgccgacgGCCTCCATGCCGCCGCGGACGTCGCCGGCAACGGAGAAGCACCCGCCcatcccctctccctccctctccctccctctctctctctctctctctctctctctcttcccgaaCGTTACGAAATTGAGTCGACGAAGGAAGTACGGCACGAAATTGAGTCGACGAAGGAAGTACGGCacaactgaaactctgaaagcGCTGGAACGAAGAGGCCACCTTTGACGCTTGA harbors:
- the LOC117850996 gene encoding protein BONZAI 3 isoform X2; translated protein: MIVGHIGNLSFSATKLRNMDAFSKSDPMLVVYTNIKGKLEEIGRTEVILNSLEPSWITKATMSYQFEIVQPLIFRIYDVDTKYHQTSVKLLKLDQQDFLGEACCNLSEIVTKFNHSLTLNLRSDCGHGLHGTMTVHAEESDSSRMAVEMTLHCLNLENKDVLSKSDPFLRISKLVETAGPIPICKTEVVINNLNPVWRPITLTSQQYGSKDNPLLVECFDFESSGNHELIGAFQTTITQLENLYASKSGANFYSHKGQRKMKGQLFVDQLQEKVQHTFLDYISSGFELNFMVAVDFTASNGDPRVPQSLHYIDPSGRPNSYQQAILGVGEVLQFYDNDRRFPAWGFGARTQGHVSHCFNLNTATNDSEVVGVEGIMSAYTSSLYAVSLAGPTMFGPVINRAADIASQSLQYSNNKYFVLLIITDGVLTDIQETKDCIVRASDLPLSILIVGVGNADFQQMEILDADNGKRLESSTGRIATRDIVQFVPMREVQGGQISVVQSLLEELPGQFLQYMRTRGIKPQQQAPPGHASAPVYPPQQ
- the LOC117850996 gene encoding protein BONZAI 3 isoform X1 — protein: MGGCFSVAGDVRGGMEAVGGGGGGRSHGGAAAQQGGPNDAVDHFFQARGLRGLYTPIELSFSATKLRNMDAFSKSDPMLVVYTNIKGKLEEIGRTEVILNSLEPSWITKATMSYQFEIVQPLIFRIYDVDTKYHQTSVKLLKLDQQDFLGEACCNLSEIVTKFNHSLTLNLRSDCGHGLHGTMTVHAEESDSSRMAVEMTLHCLNLENKDVLSKSDPFLRISKLVETAGPIPICKTEVVINNLNPVWRPITLTSQQYGSKDNPLLVECFDFESSGNHELIGAFQTTITQLENLYASKSGANFYSHKGQRKMKGQLFVDQLQEKVQHTFLDYISSGFELNFMVAVDFTASNGDPRVPQSLHYIDPSGRPNSYQQAILGVGEVLQFYDNDRRFPAWGFGARTQGHVSHCFNLNTATNDSEVVGVEGIMSAYTSSLYAVSLAGPTMFGPVINRAADIASQSLQYSNNKYFVLLIITDGVLTDIQETKDCIVRASDLPLSILIVGVGNADFQQMEILDADNGKRLESSTGRIATRDIVQFVPMREVQGGQISVVQSLLEELPGQFLQYMRTRGIKPQQQAPPGHASAPVYPPQQ